Proteins encoded within one genomic window of Halobacteroides halobius DSM 5150:
- a CDS encoding cysteine peptidase family C39 domain-containing protein: MPGTISKHYNLEMPITQIREIAGTDKRGINALGVIKATKELDFEAKVRKRKTR; the protein is encoded by the coding sequence TTGCCTGGTACAATATCTAAACACTATAATTTAGAAATGCCAATTACTCAAATAAGAGAAATTGCTGGTACGGATAAGCGAGGGATAAATGCTTTAGGAGTAATCAAGGCCACTAAAGAACTTGATTTTGAGGCAAAAGTGAGAAAAAGGAAAACCAGATGA